A stretch of Triticum aestivum cultivar Chinese Spring chromosome 1D, IWGSC CS RefSeq v2.1, whole genome shotgun sequence DNA encodes these proteins:
- the LOC123179265 gene encoding uncharacterized protein: MGAVRFAARRIGGSLLQRTQAAVAGEGQRLVPSRFMRPRQLSDTVSSERSQVPERLLLEPGWLMRYRQHASEIPKKKKLSALESEFQWTQETLNASCDRLEELQKQTAPDAFELGVKAYGNAAKAVVRGAAKALFCFSLITSLIFGGNEVEDQAATKENQ, from the exons ATGGGGGCGGTTCGGTTCGCGGCGAGGAGGATCGGTGGCTCCCTGCTCCAGCGAACGCAGGCGGCGGTCGCGGGGGAGGGACAACGGCTCGTGCCAAGCAGGTTCATGCGCCCCCGCCAGCTCTCCGACACTGTCTCCAGCGAG CGATCGCAGGTGCCGGAGCGACTCCTCCTCGAGCCAGGCTGGCTTATGCGCTACCGCCAGCACGCCAGCGAG ATCCCCAAGAAAAAGAAGCTGTCTGCCTTGGAATCTGAGTTCCAGTGGACACAGGAGACGCTTAATGCCTCGTGTGATAGGTTGGAGGAGCTTCAAAAGCAAACAGCACCAGATGCCTTTGAGTT GGGTGTGAAGGCCTACGGAAATGCGGCTAAGGCTGTGGTCCGTGGAGCTGCCAAGGCGTTGTTTTGCTTCAGTCTGATTACTTCTCTTATTTTTGGTGGCAACGAGGTGGAAGACCAGGCTGCTACCAAGGAAAACCAGTGA
- the LOC123179281 gene encoding uncharacterized protein, producing the protein MAAVRCAARSLGGSLLQRTQAAVAEEGRLLAPSRLMRSRQLSSQVSGERSQVPDRLLLETGRIMRNRQLASEISKRLQEPSALESEVQCRMETLRASWHNKLDELHKEAAPDAFELYVKAYGNAAKAVVRGAAKALFGFSLISSLIFELFGCYQGKPEKTR; encoded by the exons atggcggcggttCGGTGCGCGGCGAGGAGTCTCGGTGGCTCCCTGCTCCAGCGGACGCAGGCGGCGGTCGCGGAGGAGGGACGCCTGCTCGCGCCAAGCAGGCTCATGCGCTCCCGCCAGCTCTCCAGCCAGgtctccggcgag CGATCGCAGGTGCCGGATCGACTCCTCCTTGAGACAGGCCGGATCATGCGCAACCGCCAGCTCGCTAGCGAG ATATCCAAGAGACTACAGGAGCCGTCTGCCTTGGAATCTGAGGTCCAGTGCAGGATGGAGACACTTCGTGCCTCGTGGCATAATAAGTTGGACGAGCTTCACAAGGAAGCAGCACCAGATGCCTTTGAGTT GTATGTGAAGGCCTATGGAAATGCGGCTAAGGCTGTGGTCCGTGGAGCTGCCAAGGCGTTGTTTGGCTTCAGTCTGATTAGTTCTCTTATCTTTGAGTTGTTTGGCTGCTACCAAGGAAAACCAGAGAAGACAAGATAA